A section of the Metabacillus endolithicus genome encodes:
- a CDS encoding DUF3397 domain-containing protein — translation MSGFFTWIVSVAITLPILSLLFIYFLVRIFVSGKKTILWTVDLSTAVFILSVHFHLLTIFEQSFLLYIILLLTFLALVVYYFEYKSSREPSMYVAIKKMWRLSFFLFFITYVVLTIGGILTGVFKSAFLL, via the coding sequence ATGAGCGGTTTCTTTACTTGGATTGTCTCAGTGGCGATTACGTTACCGATATTGAGTTTGTTATTCATTTATTTTCTTGTTCGAATTTTTGTTAGTGGAAAGAAAACAATTTTGTGGACTGTTGATTTATCAACAGCAGTTTTCATATTATCCGTGCACTTTCATTTGTTAACCATATTTGAGCAATCATTTCTTCTTTATATTATATTACTACTTACTTTTTTAGCACTGGTTGTCTATTACTTTGAATATAAAAGTTCGAGGGAGCCTTCTATGTATGTGGCTATTAAAAAAATGTGGAGACTTTCATTTTTTCTTTTTTTCATAACCTATGTAGTTCTTACCATTGGTGGTATTTTAACAGGAGTTTTTAAAAGTGCATTCCTATTATAG
- the bshC gene encoding bacillithiol biosynthesis cysteine-adding enzyme BshC, with protein MEIVELSLRSSNQFINDLTEKKLHIESFFDYNVHSSSLFRERAEDLRERTYQREELATYLKNYTNRCLNSDEKILENIERLKNPDSLVVIGGQQAGLLTGPLYTIHKIISIIVLAEKEEKELGVPVIPVFWIAGEDHDFVEINHVFIEKNQIARKLAIKDSPVKKQPVSQLELNKQKTFDWIDQVFEAFGETDYSNQLISTLKQFAEESSTYVEFFEKVIMDLFKDKGLVLINSGDHELRKLEKSYFKSILEQNERIYDAVKEQQQKMQSLDYHPIIEMTDNSANLFYHHDGERFLLERISHNEYEVSEIGFTITRAELFDLIETNPEKFSNNVVTRPLMQEYLFPTLAFIAGPGEVTYWSELKGVFSLFDIKMPPVLPRLQMTILERAIDRNIKETGVELETVLQEGVMSSINNFLKEMSPVDMAPLIEEAKKEISEIHTKLVDAALLIDQSLEPMLKKNGHFIKEHLDFIYKTVENRKKQQHDAQLSKFKSIEQSLLPNLHPQERVWNVYYYLNKFGPNFVGELLNLSYSFNGTHKIVKI; from the coding sequence ATGGAGATAGTTGAACTCTCCCTGCGCTCTTCAAATCAATTTATTAATGACTTAACTGAGAAAAAGTTGCATATTGAATCTTTTTTTGATTATAACGTTCATTCATCTTCTCTTTTTAGGGAAAGAGCTGAAGATTTAAGGGAACGTACTTATCAACGCGAAGAGCTTGCAACTTACTTAAAAAACTATACCAACCGATGTTTAAACAGTGATGAAAAAATATTAGAAAACATAGAACGATTGAAAAATCCTGATAGCCTTGTAGTTATTGGGGGGCAACAGGCAGGTTTATTAACTGGTCCTCTGTATACAATACATAAAATTATTTCAATCATTGTACTTGCTGAGAAAGAAGAAAAGGAATTAGGTGTTCCTGTTATTCCTGTTTTTTGGATTGCTGGTGAGGACCATGATTTTGTGGAAATCAATCATGTTTTTATAGAGAAAAATCAAATAGCAAGAAAGCTTGCAATAAAGGATTCACCTGTAAAAAAACAACCTGTGTCACAACTTGAGCTTAACAAACAAAAAACATTTGATTGGATTGACCAAGTTTTTGAGGCTTTTGGAGAAACAGATTATTCCAATCAATTGATTTCTACCTTAAAGCAATTTGCTGAAGAGTCTTCAACATATGTTGAATTCTTTGAAAAAGTAATCATGGATCTTTTTAAGGATAAAGGGCTTGTTCTGATTAATTCAGGAGATCATGAGCTAAGAAAGCTGGAAAAATCATATTTCAAATCAATTTTAGAACAAAATGAGAGAATTTACGACGCAGTAAAAGAACAACAACAAAAAATGCAATCATTAGATTATCATCCTATTATAGAAATGACAGATAACAGTGCTAACCTTTTCTACCATCATGACGGGGAGCGTTTCCTTCTAGAGAGAATTAGTCATAATGAGTATGAAGTAAGTGAAATTGGATTTACTATTACCAGAGCGGAACTTTTTGATTTGATTGAAACGAATCCTGAAAAATTTAGTAACAATGTTGTGACAAGGCCGTTAATGCAGGAATATTTATTTCCTACATTAGCCTTTATTGCAGGTCCGGGTGAAGTAACATATTGGTCTGAATTAAAAGGTGTTTTTTCATTATTTGATATAAAAATGCCACCAGTTCTTCCAAGGCTGCAAATGACTATTTTAGAAAGAGCTATAGACAGAAACATAAAGGAAACGGGTGTGGAATTAGAGACAGTGCTGCAAGAAGGAGTAATGTCTTCAATAAACAACTTTCTCAAGGAAATGTCTCCAGTTGATATGGCACCCTTAATTGAGGAAGCTAAAAAAGAAATTTCCGAGATTCATACTAAGTTGGTTGACGCTGCATTGTTAATTGATCAAAGCTTAGAGCCAATGTTAAAAAAGAATGGTCATTTTATTAAGGAACACCTTGATTTTATTTATAAAACTGTTGAAAATCGGAAGAAACAACAGCATGATGCTCAATTGTCAAAGTTTAAATCAATTGAACAATCATTACTTCCAAATTTACATCCACAAGAGAGAGTTTGGAATGTTTATTACTATTTAAACAAGTTTGGACCAAATTTTGTAGGAGAATTGCTAAACTTGTCATATTCCTTTAATGGAACACATAAAATTGTCAAAATATAA
- the mraZ gene encoding division/cell wall cluster transcriptional repressor MraZ, which yields MFMGEYHHTIDIKGRMIVPSKFRDGLGETFVLTRGLDQCLFGYPMSEWKIIEDKLKNLPLTKKDARAFTRFFFSGATECELDKQGRVNIATPLLQYAKLEKECVVIGVSNRIELWSKSIWETYVAEQEDSFEEIAENMIDFDI from the coding sequence ATGTTTATGGGAGAATACCATCACACCATTGATATAAAAGGCAGAATGATTGTCCCATCAAAATTTAGAGATGGACTAGGAGAAACATTCGTTTTAACACGTGGCCTGGACCAGTGTTTGTTCGGTTATCCAATGAGTGAGTGGAAAATAATTGAAGATAAGCTAAAGAATCTCCCATTAACTAAAAAAGATGCTCGTGCATTTACCCGTTTTTTCTTTTCAGGTGCGACTGAATGTGAGCTTGATAAACAAGGTCGTGTAAATATCGCAACACCACTTTTGCAGTATGCAAAACTAGAAAAAGAATGCGTTGTGATCGGCGTTTCAAATCGGATTGAGCTGTGGAGTAAGTCCATTTGGGAAACTTATGTTGCTGAGCAAGAAGATTCTTTTGAAGAAATTGCGGAAAATATGATTGATTTTGATATATAA
- the rsmH gene encoding 16S rRNA (cytosine(1402)-N(4))-methyltransferase RsmH, whose amino-acid sequence MFKHTTVLLKETVDGLNIKEDGIYVDCTLGGAGHSSYLLSQLSEQGHLIAFDQDDTALENAKEKLANYKGKVTLIKSNFRYLSEKLAEIGIDKVDGILFDLGVSSPQLDTPERGFSYHHDAPLDMRMDQQSDISAYEVVNTWTYEQLVKIFFRYGEEKFSKQIARKIESHRETQPIRTTGELVEIIKEAIPAPARRKGGHPAKRIFQAIRIAVNDELKVFEEAIEQSIELLKPEGRVSVITFHSLEDRICKSAFKEAATPPELPRNMPYIPEGYEPIIKIITRKPILPSEQELEENNRARSAKLRIAEKF is encoded by the coding sequence ATGTTTAAACATACAACAGTGTTACTAAAGGAAACAGTAGATGGCTTAAATATTAAGGAAGATGGTATTTACGTTGATTGCACACTAGGAGGTGCAGGTCATAGTAGCTATCTGCTTTCACAGTTATCAGAACAAGGGCATCTAATCGCCTTTGATCAGGATGATACAGCGTTAGAAAACGCGAAAGAAAAGCTTGCTAATTATAAAGGTAAGGTAACCTTAATCAAAAGTAATTTTCGTTACCTATCTGAAAAACTTGCTGAAATAGGAATTGACAAAGTAGATGGTATTCTATTTGATTTAGGGGTTTCATCCCCACAGCTAGATACGCCTGAACGAGGATTTAGTTATCATCATGATGCACCGTTAGATATGAGAATGGACCAGCAATCAGATATTTCAGCATACGAAGTGGTAAACACGTGGACTTACGAACAACTAGTGAAAATTTTCTTTCGATATGGTGAGGAGAAATTCTCTAAACAAATTGCGAGAAAGATTGAAAGTCACAGAGAAACTCAGCCAATTCGAACTACCGGTGAGCTAGTTGAAATTATTAAAGAGGCAATTCCGGCACCTGCACGCAGAAAAGGTGGACACCCAGCCAAAAGAATTTTCCAGGCGATAAGAATTGCTGTAAATGATGAATTAAAAGTATTTGAAGAGGCAATTGAACAATCAATTGAATTGTTAAAGCCTGAAGGAAGAGTGAGTGTTATCACATTCCACTCTTTGGAAGACCGTATATGTAAATCAGCCTTTAAAGAAGCGGCAACACCACCTGAGTTACCTAGGAATATGCCATATATCCCAGAAGGGTATGAGCCTATAATAAAAATTATTACTAGAAAACCTATTCTTCCATCAGAACAAGAACTGGAAGAAAACAATCGAGCACGGTCAGCTAAGCTAAGAATTGCTGAAAAGTTCTAA
- the ftsL gene encoding cell division protein FtsL, giving the protein MSNLAIKLEQQRQEQLNQSPKQEPVIRTRRASITPGEKFLILLFVSLFVLGAITIVANSYNVYQANMEIQKTEAKIQEQTKLNSDLHVQVEELSTYDRIWEKAKELGLTLDQNNVKSVQN; this is encoded by the coding sequence ATGAGTAATTTAGCCATTAAACTAGAACAACAACGTCAGGAGCAGCTAAATCAATCCCCTAAACAAGAACCTGTAATTAGAACAAGAAGAGCTTCGATAACCCCAGGTGAGAAATTCCTCATTTTATTATTTGTTTCTCTCTTTGTATTAGGAGCTATTACAATTGTTGCGAACTCCTATAATGTGTATCAAGCTAATATGGAGATTCAAAAAACGGAAGCTAAAATCCAAGAACAAACGAAATTAAACAGTGACCTTCATGTTCAAGTAGAAGAGTTAAGTACATATGATCGTATTTGGGAAAAAGCTAAGGAATTAGGGTTAACATTAGATCAAAATAATGTAAAAAGTGTGCAAAATTAA
- a CDS encoding stage V sporulation protein D translates to MRVSNVTVRKRLVLTLLFGFLIFLVIDIRLGYVQFFLGNTLTSGAKDLWSRNIPFEPERGEILDRNGVKLATNMSAPTIYVVPRQIEDPAMAAKELAAVLNMSEEKAYQHITKRVSIERINPEGRKISHEKANEVRDLNIKGVYIAEDSIRYYPYGSYLSHVLGFAGIDNQGLLGLEAYYDEQLKGEKGYVKFYSDAKGQRMPDEADDYTAPVDGNNLKLTIDSRVQTIIERELDNTQATYNPDGIIAIAMNPNNGEILAMSSRPDFDPANFKEVDPMVYNRNLPVWSTYEPGSTFKIITLAAALEEKKVNLEKDEFNDSGSVEVDGARLRCWKRGGHGHQTFLEVVQNSCNPGFVELGQRLGEETLFKYIKDFGFGQKTGIDLQGEGTGIMFKPEQVGPVELATTAFGQGVSVTPIQQVAAVSAAINGGVLYTPYIAKEWVDPVTGDVISRNTPNAKKRVISEETSKEIRYALESVVALGSGRNAFVDGYRVGGKTGTAQKVKDGRYMENNHIVSFVGFAPADDPQIVVYVAVDNPKGTVQFGGTVAAPIVGNIMRDVLPEIGVKPRDGQIEKEYNWLDTKLVEVPNIIGLTKQELTQQFVNLKIDVSGEGDVVVQQSPNEGVKVKEGSTLRVYLGDEHREKKESE, encoded by the coding sequence ATGCGGGTATCTAATGTGACCGTTAGAAAGCGTCTTGTTTTAACATTGCTTTTCGGTTTTTTAATTTTCTTAGTGATTGATATACGTCTAGGGTATGTTCAATTTTTTCTTGGTAATACACTCACTTCGGGAGCCAAAGATTTATGGAGCAGAAACATTCCATTTGAGCCTGAACGCGGGGAAATTTTAGATCGAAATGGAGTAAAGCTAGCAACAAATATGAGTGCTCCAACGATTTATGTTGTACCAAGACAAATTGAAGATCCTGCTATGGCTGCAAAAGAATTAGCTGCAGTTTTAAATATGTCAGAAGAAAAAGCCTATCAACATATTACAAAAAGAGTTTCTATCGAAAGAATCAATCCTGAGGGGAGAAAAATTTCTCATGAAAAAGCAAATGAAGTGAGAGATTTAAATATAAAGGGAGTTTATATAGCTGAAGATTCGATCAGGTATTATCCTTATGGAAGTTATCTATCACATGTTCTTGGTTTTGCAGGAATTGATAATCAGGGATTATTAGGCTTAGAAGCATATTACGATGAGCAATTAAAGGGAGAAAAAGGGTATGTTAAGTTTTATTCAGATGCAAAAGGGCAGAGGATGCCAGATGAAGCGGATGACTATACAGCTCCTGTTGATGGAAATAATCTAAAACTAACAATTGATTCTAGAGTTCAAACAATTATTGAAAGAGAACTAGATAATACTCAGGCTACTTATAACCCTGACGGAATTATTGCTATTGCTATGAACCCAAACAATGGTGAAATATTAGCGATGTCAAGCAGGCCTGATTTTGATCCAGCTAATTTTAAAGAAGTAGATCCTATGGTCTACAATCGGAACTTACCTGTTTGGAGTACTTATGAACCTGGTTCTACATTTAAGATTATTACTCTAGCTGCAGCACTGGAAGAAAAGAAAGTGAACCTAGAAAAAGATGAATTTAATGATTCAGGTTCGGTAGAGGTTGATGGAGCAAGATTACGATGTTGGAAAAGAGGTGGACACGGTCATCAAACATTTCTGGAAGTTGTCCAAAACTCTTGTAACCCTGGTTTCGTAGAGCTTGGTCAAAGACTTGGAGAAGAAACGCTGTTTAAATATATAAAAGACTTTGGATTTGGTCAAAAAACAGGAATTGATCTTCAAGGTGAAGGAACTGGTATTATGTTTAAACCAGAACAAGTAGGACCTGTGGAACTTGCAACCACCGCATTTGGTCAAGGTGTTTCTGTTACACCGATCCAGCAAGTTGCTGCTGTTTCTGCAGCTATAAACGGAGGGGTTCTATATACACCATATATAGCGAAGGAATGGGTGGATCCAGTTACTGGTGATGTAATTAGTCGAAATACACCAAATGCAAAAAAACGTGTTATTTCTGAAGAAACTTCAAAAGAAATTCGTTATGCTCTTGAAAGTGTTGTTGCATTAGGAAGTGGAAGAAACGCTTTTGTTGATGGCTATCGAGTTGGTGGAAAAACAGGTACAGCACAAAAAGTAAAAGATGGGCGATATATGGAAAATAACCATATTGTTTCCTTTGTTGGATTTGCACCTGCTGATGACCCTCAAATTGTTGTTTATGTTGCAGTTGACAATCCTAAGGGAACGGTCCAATTTGGTGGAACTGTTGCTGCACCTATAGTAGGAAACATTATGCGTGATGTTTTACCTGAGATAGGTGTAAAGCCGAGAGACGGCCAAATTGAGAAAGAGTATAATTGGCTGGACACAAAACTAGTAGAAGTGCCGAACATTATAGGGTTAACGAAACAAGAATTAACTCAGCAATTCGTTAACTTGAAAATTGATGTATCGGGCGAAGGAGATGTTGTTGTGCAACAATCCCCAAATGAAGGTGTAAAAGTTAAAGAAGGATCCACCTTAAGAGTATACCTAGGTGATGAACATAGAGAAAAGAAAGAAAGTGAATAA
- a CDS encoding UDP-N-acetylmuramoyl-L-alanyl-D-glutamate--2,6-diaminopimelate ligase, producing MKLNDLLTFLHDDSLLSLKNPTISSLEMDSREVKPGSLFICIKGYTVDGHDFAQKAVDQGAVAILAERNLDLDVPVIVVKDTKRSMAVLADIFYGQPTHSMHLIGVTGTNGKTTTTHIIEKIFNEAKKQTGLIGTMYIKIGDEQKEVKNTTPESLTLQKTFAEMKEQNVSHAIMEVSSHALHLGRIHGCDFNVAVFTNLTQDHLDYHKTMEAYKYAKGLLFAQLGNKFDHNDLKIAVLNEDEEASEEFKRMTSAKILTYGIDRPADIKAENIKMTSKGTMFQLVTPVGTRNVTIQMVGKFSVYNVLAAVSASLASSVDLDTIVTAIESMEGVRGRFELVDGGQDYTVIVDYAHTPDSLENVLKTVKQFAEGRIFCIVGCGGDRDKTKRPLMAKIAVTYSDEPVFTSDNPRSEDPQVILQEMEEGVAGNQYTSIISREEAISYAVKKAQKGDVILIAGKGHETYQIIGNKVFDFDDKEIALNAINTLNL from the coding sequence ATGAAATTAAATGATTTACTAACATTTTTACATGATGACTCACTTCTATCTTTAAAGAACCCTACCATCTCATCTTTAGAAATGGATTCTAGAGAAGTTAAGCCCGGTAGTTTATTTATATGTATAAAGGGTTACACGGTTGACGGTCATGATTTTGCACAAAAGGCTGTAGATCAGGGTGCAGTAGCTATACTCGCTGAAAGAAACTTAGACTTAGATGTTCCTGTTATTGTTGTAAAAGATACTAAAAGATCAATGGCTGTATTAGCTGATATTTTTTATGGACAGCCAACTCATTCCATGCACCTGATAGGTGTTACTGGTACTAATGGAAAAACAACAACAACACATATTATTGAGAAAATTTTCAATGAAGCAAAAAAGCAAACAGGTCTTATTGGGACAATGTACATAAAAATTGGTGATGAACAAAAAGAAGTTAAAAACACAACTCCTGAAAGTCTAACATTGCAAAAGACATTTGCCGAAATGAAGGAACAAAATGTTTCACACGCTATTATGGAGGTGTCATCACATGCCCTTCATCTTGGAAGAATTCATGGATGTGATTTCAATGTTGCTGTGTTTACGAACTTAACACAAGATCATTTAGACTACCATAAAACAATGGAAGCATATAAGTATGCTAAAGGACTATTGTTTGCTCAACTTGGTAATAAGTTTGATCATAATGATCTAAAGATTGCTGTTTTAAATGAAGATGAAGAGGCATCTGAAGAATTTAAACGAATGACATCCGCAAAAATCTTAACCTATGGTATCGATCGTCCGGCAGATATTAAAGCAGAAAACATAAAAATGACATCTAAAGGTACAATGTTTCAACTCGTAACACCTGTTGGTACACGCAATGTTACAATTCAAATGGTTGGAAAGTTCAGTGTGTATAACGTGTTAGCTGCTGTTTCTGCTTCACTTGCTTCGTCTGTTGATTTAGATACGATTGTTACAGCTATTGAATCGATGGAGGGGGTACGAGGACGTTTTGAATTAGTTGATGGTGGGCAGGATTATACCGTTATTGTTGATTACGCACATACACCTGATAGCCTAGAAAATGTTCTTAAAACTGTTAAACAATTTGCAGAGGGGCGCATCTTTTGTATTGTAGGATGTGGGGGAGACAGGGATAAAACAAAAAGACCTTTAATGGCTAAAATCGCGGTAACATATAGTGATGAACCCGTTTTTACATCTGATAACCCAAGAAGTGAAGATCCGCAAGTCATTCTTCAGGAGATGGAAGAAGGTGTAGCGGGTAACCAGTACACATCTATTATCAGTAGAGAAGAAGCTATATCCTATGCTGTTAAAAAAGCTCAAAAAGGTGATGTAATTCTAATTGCAGGAAAAGGCCACGAAACATATCAGATAATAGGTAATAAAGTTTTTGATTTTGATGATAAGGAAATCGCATTAAATGCAATAAATACATTAAATTTGTAG
- the murD gene encoding UDP-N-acetylmuramoyl-L-alanine--D-glutamate ligase: protein MKNINDYLHKNVLVIGLAKSGLAAAKLLHKLGATVTVNDLKATDEDPVVKELKNNGIDVVGGGHPLSLLDDFSIDIIVKNPGIPYSNPLLVLAKEKNIPIITEVELAYKISEADIIAITGSNGKTTTTTLIFEMLKEDGKQPLIAGNIGTVACEVAQKATKENVIVMELSSFQLLGTIDFKPSIAMILNIFDAHLDYHGTKEEYVYAKGKIYENQTEEDVSIVNLNDKEVCECSERSKAQKLFFSTTEVIDNGVYLLDESIFYKGEKIVSLKDIVLPGEHNLENILAAIAAVKLRGVSNESIYKVLTTFNGVKHRLQYVDTLRGRRFYNDSKATNILATSKALSAFKTPTILLAGGLDRGNEFDELKPFLHHVKAMILFGETAPKLERIARESGIEQIKRVDNVEKAVLTAFNVSEKEDVILLSPACASWDQYKTFEERGDIFIQAVHKLN, encoded by the coding sequence TTGAAAAACATTAATGATTACTTACATAAAAATGTATTGGTAATAGGATTGGCAAAAAGCGGCTTAGCGGCCGCTAAATTGTTACACAAGCTGGGTGCAACAGTTACTGTAAATGATTTAAAGGCGACTGATGAAGACCCCGTTGTAAAAGAATTAAAAAACAATGGAATTGATGTTGTTGGTGGCGGACACCCTCTTTCTTTACTAGATGATTTTTCAATCGATATTATTGTGAAAAACCCAGGGATTCCCTACTCTAATCCTCTTTTAGTTCTTGCCAAGGAAAAGAATATTCCTATCATCACGGAAGTTGAACTTGCTTATAAGATTTCAGAGGCAGACATTATCGCAATAACCGGTTCAAACGGTAAAACAACAACAACAACCCTTATCTTTGAAATGTTAAAAGAGGATGGAAAACAACCTTTAATTGCAGGTAATATTGGTACAGTAGCTTGTGAAGTTGCTCAAAAAGCCACAAAAGAAAATGTTATAGTTATGGAATTATCGTCGTTTCAACTTCTTGGAACAATTGATTTTAAACCATCCATTGCCATGATATTAAATATTTTTGATGCCCATTTAGATTATCATGGTACCAAAGAAGAATACGTTTATGCTAAAGGAAAGATCTATGAAAACCAAACTGAGGAAGATGTGTCGATTGTAAACTTAAATGATAAAGAAGTTTGTGAATGCTCTGAAAGATCAAAGGCACAAAAATTATTTTTCTCAACTACAGAAGTTATAGATAATGGAGTTTACCTCTTAGATGAATCAATTTTTTATAAAGGTGAGAAGATTGTTTCCTTAAAAGATATCGTACTGCCGGGAGAACATAATTTAGAAAATATTCTGGCTGCTATTGCTGCTGTCAAGCTAAGAGGAGTTTCTAACGAATCTATTTACAAGGTTTTAACGACTTTTAACGGTGTTAAACATAGGTTGCAATATGTAGATACTCTTCGGGGGCGTCGTTTTTATAACGATTCAAAAGCAACAAATATATTAGCAACAAGTAAAGCGCTTAGTGCATTTAAAACACCTACCATCTTATTGGCAGGAGGCCTTGATAGAGGTAATGAATTCGATGAATTAAAACCATTTTTACATCATGTAAAGGCTATGATTTTATTTGGGGAAACTGCACCTAAGCTTGAAAGAATTGCCAGAGAAAGTGGAATAGAACAAATTAAACGTGTCGATAATGTAGAAAAAGCAGTATTGACGGCGTTTAATGTTTCCGAAAAAGAAGATGTAATCTTATTGTCTCCAGCATGCGCAAGTTGGGATCAATATAAAACTTTTGAGGAAAGAGGAGACATTTTTATTCAAGCCGTGCATAAGCTTAACTAA
- the spoVE gene encoding stage V sporulation protein E, with the protein MLQPLINLIQGCSALTAKRSTPDFILVILTLLLLTIGLIMVYSASAVWATYKFDDSFFFAKRQLLFAGVGVIAMFFIMNVDYWTWRTWSKMLIIICFFLLIAVLIPGIGMERNGSRSWIGVGAFSIQPSEFMKLAMIAFLAKFLSENQKKITSFKKGLVPSLGLVFTAFGIIMLQPDLGTGTVMVGTCIVMIFVSGARVVHFAWLGLLGVAGFVALVLSAPYRIKRITSFLDPWEDPLGSGFQIIQSLYAIGPGGLFGQGLGQSRQKFFYLPEPQTDFIFAILAEELGFIGGSLVILLFGLLLWRGVRIALGAPDLYGSFLAIGIITMVAIQVMINIGVVTGLMPVTGITLPFLSYGGSSLTLMLMAMGVLLNVSRYSKY; encoded by the coding sequence ATGCTACAGCCCTTAATAAATTTGATACAGGGGTGTTCGGCGTTGACAGCAAAAAGGTCTACACCAGATTTTATATTGGTTATTCTAACATTACTTCTTTTAACAATTGGACTAATCATGGTATATAGTGCAAGTGCAGTTTGGGCAACATATAAGTTTGATGATTCCTTCTTTTTTGCGAAGCGCCAATTGTTATTTGCAGGTGTTGGTGTTATAGCCATGTTTTTTATTATGAACGTTGACTATTGGACATGGCGGACATGGTCAAAAATGTTAATTATCATTTGTTTTTTTCTTTTAATTGCAGTATTAATACCTGGCATAGGGATGGAGCGTAATGGTTCTCGAAGTTGGATTGGTGTTGGTGCATTTTCGATCCAGCCATCAGAGTTTATGAAATTGGCGATGATTGCTTTCTTAGCAAAGTTTCTATCTGAAAATCAAAAGAAAATTACCTCGTTTAAAAAAGGATTAGTCCCTTCTCTTGGACTCGTTTTCACTGCATTTGGGATCATTATGCTTCAACCTGACTTAGGAACAGGGACAGTTATGGTAGGGACATGTATCGTGATGATATTTGTTTCGGGAGCTAGAGTGGTGCATTTTGCTTGGCTGGGTCTTTTAGGTGTTGCGGGATTTGTTGCTCTTGTTCTTTCAGCACCATACAGAATTAAAAGGATTACATCATTTTTAGATCCATGGGAAGATCCACTAGGCAGTGGGTTCCAAATCATTCAATCTTTGTATGCGATTGGCCCTGGAGGTCTCTTTGGTCAGGGGTTAGGACAAAGCAGGCAGAAATTCTTTTATTTACCTGAGCCACAAACTGACTTCATTTTTGCCATTTTAGCTGAAGAGCTTGGTTTTATTGGTGGGTCATTAGTTATATTATTGTTTGGTTTACTTTTATGGAGAGGGGTACGAATTGCGTTAGGAGCCCCTGATTTATATGGTAGCTTCTTGGCTATTGGAATTATTACAATGGTAGCTATTCAGGTTATGATTAACATTGGTGTTGTAACTGGGCTAATGCCTGTAACAGGTATTACTCTTCCATTCTTAAGTTATGGAGGATCTTCCCTTACATTAATGTTAATGGCGATGGGTGTCTTACTAAATGTGAGCAGATACTCAAAGTATTAG
- the murB gene encoding UDP-N-acetylmuramate dehydrogenase gives MTTLYEALTTAEIGKVLVDEPLAKHTTIRIGGPADILLEPKDSESLSKAIKIIKEYGAKWTVIGRGSNLLVSDKGIDGVVIKLGTGIDHFELDEDVLTVGGGYSIVKLATLISRKGLSGLEFASGIPGSIGGAVYMNAGAHGSDMSKILMKALVLFEDGTMEWLTNEEMEFSYRTSILQTKRPGICIEAVLQLKKGEKEEIVAIMQKNKDYRRETQPWNYPCAGSIFRNPLPNYAGQLVEAATLKGYQIGGAKVSEMHGNFIVNAGGATAQDVLDLINYIKETILEKYDVTMETEVEIIGRK, from the coding sequence ATGACTACGTTATATGAAGCATTAACAACTGCAGAAATTGGGAAAGTTCTTGTAGATGAACCTTTAGCAAAACATACAACAATAAGAATAGGTGGTCCTGCAGATATTCTATTGGAACCTAAAGACAGTGAAAGCCTAAGTAAGGCGATAAAAATAATAAAAGAATATGGAGCTAAATGGACAGTGATAGGAAGGGGCTCTAATCTTCTTGTTTCTGATAAAGGAATAGATGGGGTCGTTATTAAGCTTGGAACTGGAATTGATCATTTTGAGTTAGATGAAGATGTATTAACGGTTGGCGGAGGATATTCTATTGTAAAGCTTGCAACACTCATTAGTAGGAAGGGTTTATCAGGTTTGGAATTTGCCAGTGGTATTCCTGGTTCAATAGGTGGAGCTGTTTATATGAATGCAGGGGCACATGGGTCAGACATGTCAAAAATTCTTATGAAAGCTCTAGTATTATTTGAAGATGGAACGATGGAATGGCTGACAAATGAAGAAATGGAGTTTTCTTATCGAACTTCAATTCTTCAGACGAAAAGACCAGGTATTTGTATAGAAGCAGTTCTGCAACTTAAAAAGGGTGAAAAAGAAGAAATTGTTGCGATCATGCAAAAGAATAAAGATTACAGAAGAGAAACACAACCTTGGAATTATCCTTGCGCAGGGAGTATCTTCAGAAACCCACTTCCTAATTATGCAGGTCAATTAGTTGAAGCAGCAACTCTAAAAGGATATCAAATCGGTGGTGCTAAAGTTTCAGAAATGCATGGTAATTTTATTGTTAATGCCGGAGGAGCAACTGCTCAGGATGTATTGGATTTAATAAATTATATTAAAGAAACGATTCTTGAGAAGTATGATGTGACAATGGAAACTGAAGTTGAAATAATAGGTCGGAAATAG